AAACAAAGAGATAAACTTTGAGCTAGTAAGAAACAATGATCTAATTTTTAGTGGAATTTTAAAAAGAAAAGACCCTTTTTTGGTAAAATGCCAAGGCACCATAAAGGGCGAGATAAAATATATTTGTGATCGATGCGGTGATGAATTTATGTTGCCTATCGATCAAGACGTAGAGCTAAATTTAAGTGACGGTGTCTATAAAGACAGAGAAAATGAGCTTAGCGATACGGTTGAATTTTTTGATGGCAATATTGATTTAAAAGAAGTTTTTGAAAGTGAGCTAGAAGCTTTTAAGAGCGATTATTTTTATTGTGAAAAATGTAAAAATTTATAAAGGAGAGTAAAATGGCAGTACCAAAGCGAAGAGTGAGTCATTCTCGTGCAGCAAAACGTAGAACACATTACAAAGTTACACTTCCAGTGCCTGTAAAAGACAAAGATGGTTCTTGGAAAATGCCTCACCG
Above is a window of Campylobacter concisus DNA encoding:
- the rpmF gene encoding 50S ribosomal protein L32, whose product is MAVPKRRVSHSRAAKRRTHYKVTLPVPVKDKDGSWKMPHRINKTTGEY